CTTCGGCGCGGTCGTCGACATTCTCGATGAAATTGCCGGCGTCGTCGATCAAGGGCTCGATCCGCTTCTCCTTGAAGCGCAGAACGACCTTGGCGACCCAGAGTCCGATCAACGCCACGACACTCAGCACGACGATGTTGAACCACGGGATCAGGGTCTGATCGGGACCTTCCGCGGGGCGCACCGAAACCGCGTTGGGATAGATCGAGAGATACTCGTTGCGCCAGCCGTAATGGGTCACGATCACCCATTGCGGGTCGTCCTTGGTCGAGACGACGTCGCGCGCCTCGGCCTGCAGGTTCGCGGTATCGACCTTGAAATAGGGCGGCCAGCCCCAGCCGGTATCCTCGTTGCGGTAAACGATCGGCTTGCCGTTCGGCCGGAACGCCTCGATGAAATGCACGTCGCGGTTCGACACCCCCTCCTGCGTGCCGGGCGCCGGGTCGGCCCAGAAGATCGAGTTGTCGCCGAAATCGATCCGGCGCACCTCTGTATTGGTGATCCGCACGATGTCGCGCTGGGGCAGCGTGTAGTGGAAGAAGGAAAAGACCAGGGCGGCAATGACCGCGAGAAAGGTCCATTTGACGTAAAACATCCAAGCCTCACGTGTAATTGACGATGTAGATGATCGTGCCGATCACGATGGCCGGCACGATATAGACCCCGAGGATCAGCTTGCGCCGAAGCGACTGGTCGTACTCCTTCAACCCGTCGCGGACAAAGGCCTCGCGGTCGCCCTCGCGAATCTCCCCGTCCCATTCGCGTTCCAGCTTATCCCGACGTACGGCACGGGAATAGAGCGAGACACTGACATAGACGATCGTCAGGACCACGGTCGCGAAAATGACGAAACGAAGCAGCGCGATCATCTGGCCACCTTCCGGCCTTGGAAACGGGCGTGCGGGTCAGGGCGTCCCGGCTCAGCCGCTCGCAGATCCATATAGGCGCGGGCGGGCCGGTTTGCACCCTGACCGGACGCCGCAACGCGATTGCCGCAGCGTTGGCGGCGCGCTAGTGTCTGTCGATGGACGACGCGGCGCGGGAAAGGCTGGGAGCGGCGGTGGAGGCGCGACGCGACGAGTTGGTCGCGCTGACGCAGGATCTCGTACGCATCCCGACGCTGAACCCGCCGGGCCGCAACTACCGGGAAATCTGCGACTATCTCGCCGCTCGGCTCGCAGCGTGCGGCTTTGGCGTGGAACTCGTTCGGGCGACCGGCACGCCAGCCGACAGCGATGCGACCCCGCGCTGGAACCTGGTCGCGCGGCACGAAGGCGCCGCCCCGGGCGACTGCGTCCATTTCAACGGCCATCACGACGTGGTCGAGGTCGGCCACGGCTGGACCGTGGACCCATTCGGAGGCGAGGTGAAGCACGGCCGCGTCTACGGCCGCGGGGCCTGCGACATGAAAGGCGGGCTCGCGGCGGCCATCATCGCCGCCGAAACCTTCATCGAGACCTGCCCCGACTATCGCGGCGCGGTGGAAATCAGCGCCACCGCCGACGAAGAGTCGGGCGGCTACGGCGGCGTAGCCTACCTGGCCGAGCAGGGATGGTTCGACCCGTGCCGCGTACAGCACGTCATCATCCCCGAACCGCTCAACAAGGATCGCATCTGCCTGGGCCATCGCGGCGTCTGGTGGGCCGAGATCGAAACCCACGGGCGCATCGCGCATGGCTCGATGCCGTTCCTGGGTGACTGCGCCGTGCGGCACATGGGCGCAGTCCTGGCCGAGATGGAGGAGACGCTGTTCCCGCTGCTCGCCGGCAGGCGGACCGAGATGCCGGTGGTGCCAGAGGGCGCCCGGCAGTCCACGCTCAACATCAACGCGATCCATGGCGGCGAGCCCGAGCAGACGGCGGACTACAACGGCCTGCCCGCGCCCTGCGTGCCCGACCGGTGCCGCATCACCCTCGACCGGCGCTTTCTCATCGAAGAGGACATCGCCGAGGTGAAGCGGGAGGTGACCGAGTTGATGGAGCGCGTGAAGGCCCGCCGCCCTGGCTTTGCCTACGAAATCCGCGAGCTGTTCGAGGTGCCGCCCACGATGACGGACGCGAACGCGCCGGTGGTGACCACCGTCGCCGAGGCCATTTTGCGGGTGCTTGGGCGCCAACCCGAATACGTCGTCTCGCCGGGAACCTACGACCAGAAGCACATCGACCGGATCGGTCGGCTGAAGAACTGCATCGCCTACGGACCCGGCATCCTCGAACTCGCCCACAAGCCCGACGAATGGGTAGGCATCGACGACATGGTTGATTCGGCGCGGGTCATGGCCTTGACGCTCAGGGAATTGCTGCTGAAGAGCAGCTAATCCCGAAAACGTCACGACGGCGCAAAGGCTGCGGCGCGTTGCGGTACCGCCGGCACGTTGTCGATCAGCCGAACCCCGTCAAGATGCGCCGCCACCAGGAGGCGCGCGGGCTCGGACAGCGCCTGCAGCGGCGCCAGAGTCGCCGCCGACCGGAACTCCAGGTACTCGACGTCCGAATAACCGCCCGCCAGCACTGCCGCCCGCGCCTCGCCCAGGGCCTGTCCCACCGGGGCACCTTCGGACATCTCCTTCACCGCCCGCGTCAGTGCCGCAAAGAGCGCCGGGGCCTTGGCCCGCGCCGTGTGCCCCAGCCGCACGTTGCGAGAGGACAGGGCCAGACCATCGGGCTCTCGCACCGTGGGGCATCCGACGATCTCCACGGGAATGCCCAGGTCCCGCACCAGCCGCCGGACCACCATCAGCTGCTGGAAATCCTTCTCGCCGAAATAGGCCCGGTCGGCCTGGGTTTGCAGCAACAGCTTGGTCACGACGGTCGCCACGCCGTCGAAATGGCCCGGCCGGTGCGCGCCGCACAACCCTTCGCTGACGCCGGAGACCGAGACTGTGGTGGCGAATCCCTCGGGATATACCTGGTCGGGCGCGGGCACATAGATCGCATCGACCGCGAAGGGCGCGAGTTTTGCGGCATCGCTCCCCTCGGTTCGGGGATAGTTCGCCAGATCGTCGGGATTGTTGAACTGCCTGGGGTTGACGAAGATCGTGACGATCACCCGGTCGGCGCCGGCCTTGGCGGCCTCGACAAGGCTGAGGTGCCCCGCGTGCAGCGCGCCCATCGTGGGCACCACGCCGATGCGCGCGCCCTCGGCACGCCAACGCGCGGTCAGGGCGCGCAGTTCCGCCAGCCGTCGCACGATGGGCGCGGTCACTGGCTGTCTCCGAACACGTGCTCGGGCGCGGGGAAACGGCGGGCGCGGACCTCTTCGGCATAGGCGGCAATGGCGGCGCGCGCGTCCCGCCCCAATTCGGCGTACCGTTTGGCGAATTTCGGTTTGAACTCGGCAAACAGGCCCAGCATGTCGTCGACCACCAGAACCTGCCCGTCGCAGCCCGCCGACGCGCCGATCCCGATGGTGGGAATCGGCACCTCCGCCGTGATCCGGTCGGCCAGCGCCGCAGGCACCTTCTCCAGCACGACGGAAAACGCCCCGGCCTCGGCCACCGCGCGGGCGTCGGCCGTGACCCGCGCCGCATCCGCGCCGCGCCCCTGCACCTTGTAGCCGCCCAGCGCGTTGATCGCCTGCGGCGTCAGCCCGACATGGGCCATCACGGGGATCGAGCGGGCGGTCAGGAACCGGATTGTATCGGCCATCGCGACGCCGCCCTCCAGCTTGACGGCCCCTGCCCCGGTCTCGGCCATCAACCGCGCGGCGTTGCGGAACGCCTGTTCGGGGCTTTCCTCGTAGCTGCCAAAGGGCATGTCGACGACCATCAGGGCGCGCTCCAGCCCGCGCGCCACCGCCTGTCCGTGCAGGATCATCATCTCCATCGTCACGCCGAGCGTGGAGGGCAGCCCGTGCAAGACCATGCCCACGCTGTCGCCCACCAGCACGAGGTCGCATTCCGGATCGACCAGGCGTGCGACCGGCGTGGTATAGGCGGTCAGGCAGACCAGCGGCGTCTCGCCTTTCCGCGACCTGAAGGCAGTGGGCGTGATCCGGCGGGCCTGTCCGGTTGCGCTCATTCTCTCCTCCCTCGACTGTTCCCGGGCTGCGCGGTTATACAATGCTGCGACGCAGAATCCACCCGCTGCGGCTCCGTAGCCACGCCGCGGCCCTTGCCTTTGGCCGCCCGGGGCCGTGAGATGGGGGCATGAGTTGCAAGGGAGACCGCAGAATGCGCCTCGTTCCGACCGCCGCCCTCTGCCTCGCGCTCGGCGCCGGCCAGGCTCTCGCCGCAGAGGACACGATCACCATCGGCATGGTGCTGGAGCCGCCGAACCTCGACCCCACCGGAGGCGCCGCGGCCGCCATCGACGAGGTGGTCTATGCCAACATCTTCGAGGGGCTAACCCGCTTCGCCCCAGACGGCTCCATCGTGCCGGGGCTGGCGAAAAGCTGGGAGGCGAACGAGAACGCCACCGTCTACACGTTCCGCCTGCACGACGGCGTGACCTTTCACGACGGCAGCGCGATGGATGCCGAGGACGTCAAGTTCACCCTCGACCGTGCGCGGGCCGCAGAGTCGACCAATGCGCAGAAGGCGCTGTTCGCCGGGATCGAAAACGTCGAGGTGGTGGACCCGCTGACCGTGCGGGTCACGCTGTCGGCGCCTGACGGCAATTTCCCCTTCAACATGGCCTGGGGCGACGCTGTAATCGTCGCGCCCGAAACGGTCGACAGTCTCGCGACCGCACCCGTTGGCACCGGCCCGTTCAGGTTCGACCGCTGGGCGCAGGGCGACCGGATCGAAATCGTGCGCAACTCCGACTACTGGGGCGCGACGCCGGCGCTGGCGTCGGCGACGTTCAAGTTCATCTCGGACCCCAACGCGGCTTTCGCCGCGATGATGGCCGGCGACGTGGACGCCTTTCCCAACTTCCCCGCGCCCGAGACGCTCTCGCAATTCGAGGCCGACCCGCGGTTCGAGGTGATCGTGGGCTCGACCGAAGGTGAGACGATACTGGCGATGAACAATGCGCAGGCCCCGCTTGACGACGTGCGGGTGCGCGAAGCCATCGCGCACGCGATCAGCCGCCAGGATATCATCGACGGCGCGATGTTCGGCTACGGCACGCCCATCGGTACGCACTTCCCACCGCACCACCCCGACTACGTCGATCTCACCGAGCTTTCGGCGCATGACCCGGCGCGGGCGAAGACGCTGCTGGAAGAGGCGGGTCAGACCGATCTGACGCTGCGCCTGGCACTCCCGCCGCCCTCCTATGCCCGGCGCGGCGGCGAGATCGTCGCCGCACAGCTTCGCGCCGTCGGCATCGAGACCGAGATCACCAACCTGGAATGGGCACAGTGGCTGGAACAGGTGTTCACGGGCCGCGATTTCGACCTGACCATCGTCAGCCATACCGAGCCCATGGACATCAACATCTATGCCCGGCCCGACTACTACTTCCAGTATGGCGGTCCCGACTTCGCAGCGTCGATGGAGAACTTGACAAGCACGACCGACGCCGCCGCGCGATCGGATATCCTGAAGGACGCGCAGCGCATGATCGCCGAGGACTACGTCAACGGCTTCCTGTTCCAGCTTGCCAAGACCGGCGTCGCCAACGCCGGGATCGAGGGATTGTGGGAGAACGCGCCGACCCAGGCCAACGACCTGACCGGCGTTTACTGGACCGAGTGATCCGCCTCCACCGCGATCCGTGCCCGCGCGGCGCGGATCACGCCGTCGAAATGCGCCCTCGCCGCCGGATGATGCGGCGGCAGCACCGTCACCACCTCGACCGACCAGTCGAGATAGGCAAGGCGGCGTGCCACGCTCCAGGTCACCGGCGGGGTCTCAGC
This genomic window from Rhodovulum sp. ES.010 contains:
- a CDS encoding acetylornithine deacetylase/succinyl-diaminopimelate desuccinylase family protein, encoding MDDAARERLGAAVEARRDELVALTQDLVRIPTLNPPGRNYREICDYLAARLAACGFGVELVRATGTPADSDATPRWNLVARHEGAAPGDCVHFNGHHDVVEVGHGWTVDPFGGEVKHGRVYGRGACDMKGGLAAAIIAAETFIETCPDYRGAVEISATADEESGGYGGVAYLAEQGWFDPCRVQHVIIPEPLNKDRICLGHRGVWWAEIETHGRIAHGSMPFLGDCAVRHMGAVLAEMEETLFPLLAGRRTEMPVVPEGARQSTLNINAIHGGEPEQTADYNGLPAPCVPDRCRITLDRRFLIEEDIAEVKREVTELMERVKARRPGFAYEIRELFEVPPTMTDANAPVVTTVAEAILRVLGRQPEYVVSPGTYDQKHIDRIGRLKNCIAYGPGILELAHKPDEWVGIDDMVDSARVMALTLRELLLKSS
- the panB gene encoding 3-methyl-2-oxobutanoate hydroxymethyltransferase; its protein translation is MSATGQARRITPTAFRSRKGETPLVCLTAYTTPVARLVDPECDLVLVGDSVGMVLHGLPSTLGVTMEMMILHGQAVARGLERALMVVDMPFGSYEESPEQAFRNAARLMAETGAGAVKLEGGVAMADTIRFLTARSIPVMAHVGLTPQAINALGGYKVQGRGADAARVTADARAVAEAGAFSVVLEKVPAALADRITAEVPIPTIGIGASAGCDGQVLVVDDMLGLFAEFKPKFAKRYAELGRDARAAIAAYAEEVRARRFPAPEHVFGDSQ
- the panC gene encoding pantoate--beta-alanine ligase, with translation MTAPIVRRLAELRALTARWRAEGARIGVVPTMGALHAGHLSLVEAAKAGADRVIVTIFVNPRQFNNPDDLANYPRTEGSDAAKLAPFAVDAIYVPAPDQVYPEGFATTVSVSGVSEGLCGAHRPGHFDGVATVVTKLLLQTQADRAYFGEKDFQQLMVVRRLVRDLGIPVEIVGCPTVREPDGLALSSRNVRLGHTARAKAPALFAALTRAVKEMSEGAPVGQALGEARAAVLAGGYSDVEYLEFRSAATLAPLQALSEPARLLVAAHLDGVRLIDNVPAVPQRAAAFAPS
- a CDS encoding ABC transporter substrate-binding protein produces the protein MRLVPTAALCLALGAGQALAAEDTITIGMVLEPPNLDPTGGAAAAIDEVVYANIFEGLTRFAPDGSIVPGLAKSWEANENATVYTFRLHDGVTFHDGSAMDAEDVKFTLDRARAAESTNAQKALFAGIENVEVVDPLTVRVTLSAPDGNFPFNMAWGDAVIVAPETVDSLATAPVGTGPFRFDRWAQGDRIEIVRNSDYWGATPALASATFKFISDPNAAFAAMMAGDVDAFPNFPAPETLSQFEADPRFEVIVGSTEGETILAMNNAQAPLDDVRVREAIAHAISRQDIIDGAMFGYGTPIGTHFPPHHPDYVDLTELSAHDPARAKTLLEEAGQTDLTLRLALPPPSYARRGGEIVAAQLRAVGIETEITNLEWAQWLEQVFTGRDFDLTIVSHTEPMDINIYARPDYYFQYGGPDFAASMENLTSTTDAAARSDILKDAQRMIAEDYVNGFLFQLAKTGVANAGIEGLWENAPTQANDLTGVYWTE
- a CDS encoding DUF1523 family protein; this translates as MFYVKWTFLAVIAALVFSFFHYTLPQRDIVRITNTEVRRIDFGDNSIFWADPAPGTQEGVSNRDVHFIEAFRPNGKPIVYRNEDTGWGWPPYFKVDTANLQAEARDVVSTKDDPQWVIVTHYGWRNEYLSIYPNAVSVRPAEGPDQTLIPWFNIVVLSVVALIGLWVAKVVLRFKEKRIEPLIDDAGNFIENVDDRAEGFWRRLFGRGNK